A single region of the Fusarium fujikuroi IMI 58289 draft genome, chromosome FFUJ_chr05 genome encodes:
- a CDS encoding probable beta transducin-like protein, translated as MYLINVSTLKLEEFYSSVPEYAILSHTWGQASEEVLFQEMLINSSDMKLKKGFRKIELCAKQAQKDRLDYCWVDTCCIDKSSSAELSEAINSMFSWYRNSAVCYIYLEDVVHEERSGQVDESLGEARWFTRGWTLQELLAPRARQFFDANWTMIGEISKNRYREHLVNGFFRMDTTADEEGDPQELEGMSLASQVAQITGIPRKVLYVGDLGSFSAATRMSWAARRRTTRIEDQAYCLLGIFDVHMPLLYGEGNHAFIRLQEEIVKKQPDHTLFAWRSEPSSPAPTFSGLLAPSPENFYSDHCRGILPKQVDIPYEMTNKGLHLQVRLVEHKPGSDEFYAILDITHQSDPKKDIWYGIKLGRLDSCGQYARINTGEQLVREVETTRTLSIKPTHIYIQHFIRHNSPLYGRNKPSTVVLGCAMEKISLTILEASGSKSWSSESFTFLPSKDDLFYARLAIHCKPNLKGSSPLTIGWIVRKDDIEGIKSHLAILKEKNDLYRPNTLWENGIRSGMVKIYPQSTYHIRDGEMVAMIALHDQIILKN; from the coding sequence ATGTATCTCATCAACGTTTCGACGTTGAAACTGGAAGAGTTCTATAGTAGTGTCCCCGAATATGCGATCTTATCGCATACATGGGGTCAAGCTAGTGAGGAGGTCCTCTTTCAAGAGATGCTTATCAATTCATCCGACATGAAGCTCAAAAAAGGGTTTAGAAAGATCGAATTATGCGCCAAGCAAGCTCAAAAAGACAGGCTCGACTACTGTTGGGTCGACACATGTTGCATTGACAAGTCCAGTAGTGCAGAACTCTCAGAAGCCATCAACTCCATGTTCTCTTGGTATCGAAACTCGGCTGTCTGCTATATATACCTTGAAGACGTGGTCCACGAGGAACGTTCGGGTCAAGTTGACGAGTCTCTCGGAGAAGCACGGTGGTTTACACGGGGTTGGACATTACAAGAACTCTTGGCTCCTCGAGCTCGCCAGTTCTTCGATGCAAACTGGACCATGATTGGAGAGATATCAAAGAACCGATACAGAGAACACCTCGTTAATGGCTTCTTTCGTATGGATACGACTGCTGACGAAGAAGGAGATcctcaagagcttgaggGCATGAGCCTGGCGAGTCAAGTAGCTCAAATCACTGGGATTCCCAGGAAGGTCCTTTATGTGGGCGATCTCGGATCCTTCTCAGCGGCCACGAGAATGTCATGGGCAGCAAGGCGACGAACAACTCGCATAGAAGACCAAGCATACTGCTTACTAGGCATCTTTGATGTTCATATGCCTCTCCTCTACGGCGAAGGCAATCATGCCTTTATACGACTGCAAGAGGAGATCGTCAAGAAACAGCCAGACCATACACTGTTCGCATGGCGCTCAGAACCAAGttcaccagcaccaacatTCAGCGGTCTTCTTGCTCCTTCACCAGAAAACTTCTACAGCGATCATTGCCGTGGTATTTTACCAAAGCAGGTCGACATACCATATGAAATGACGAACAAGGGCCTGCATTTACAAGTTCGTCTGGTTGAGCATAAACCGGGATCCGATGAGTTCTACGCCATTTTGGATATCACCCACCAGTCAGATCCAAAGAAAGATATATGGTatggcatcaagcttggaCGTTTGGACAGTTGTGGCCAATACGCTCGAATCAACACGGGAGAACAACTAGTTCGTGAGGTTGAAACGACACGTACGCTTTCAATCAAGCCAACACATATTTATATTCAGCATTTCATTCGCCACAACTCTCCACTATATGGCAGAAACAAACCCTCTACGGTTGTCCTGGGTTGCGCTATGGAGAAGATATCATTGACAATTCTCGAAGCATCAGGGTCCAAGAGCTGGAGTTCAGAATCATTTACGTTTCTCCCCTCTAAGGATGATCTCTTTTATGCCAGGCTTGCAATTCATTGTAAGCCAAACCTAAAAGGTTCGTCTCCGTTGACTATTGGATGGATAGTCAGGAAGGATGATATAGAAGGTATCAAATCTcatcttgccattctcaaggagaagaatgattTATATCGACCGAATACTCTTTGGGAGAATGGCATTCGATCGGGAATGGTTAAGATATATCCTCAGTCGACATATCATATCCGTGATGGTGAAATGGTGGCTATGATAGCTCTTCATGATCAGATAATCCTCAAAAACTAA
- a CDS encoding related to 3-oxoacyl-[acyl-carrier-protein] reductase, with protein MPRSPSPLLSVFENHPTHDDAADGTRDREEGFESLRELQISDSSGVPGDPPCRRCIEKNQECILATSRRGGRRIKGQRLGYSRSANDSHQASPSRPINRMHSVPAQEPREPDQHSEWLSSNLGSPLDQQSEDDEEPTGDAVRLKGHFTSSDLLNPSDALDLLAHVADMEPEGHAQTQDAEGDPENSTRMANTSQGVCDYPPVTSGALTLSEASFLIEHYRDNFHIFFPIAYSAVFDSSRILEFIEHEPYLITAILTVATKDDPSWSRAHNACARHMETQISKLIYTGSTTVGAVEALLILAEWAPQPLEENLMIGCGKEDQGSWMLVGVAIRLAYLQNLEQTGLVQRVEGAPDHLSRKRIAWAACYMSDRQVSIRLGKGFWSRGPGPSVNLRAADFPYLQTQKLGNDNLALLFQAHLEITQLFSNAHDILYSSTSHREQLYIGGEYVRYIDDFSSVLRKWKLSWGGLSFIPRVKASLMLSYDFLRLYINAFAFQANLNRIVRRSKKRPSGPLFSELAAAPDARFIYESIDAANSILCTLNSFIDPTEAFKYMPLKFYLYVIYAAVFLFKAIFAGAIKQSEARGVRRAIYETISRLQKTSNNQQGLGQRYARSLRLLWLKMLGKSRSRNPEVEGRSDSLALTSHGALQSQAESSEGHMNSDPFNSFSWKDLHSLGEFISNDGTSLFNDNFIISPEQDSVQGAEGPEHFSGNFYSGSLGEIDIIF; from the exons ATGCCGCGTTccccctctcctctcctctcggTGTTTGAAAACCATCCCACGCATGATGACGCCGCCGACGGTACCAGAGACCGAGAAGAGGGTTTCGAGAGCCTGCGTGAGCTGCAGATCTC TGACTCGAGTGGCGTGCCTGGAGACCCTCCATGTCGGCGATGCATCGAGAAGAATCAAGAATGTATCCTCGCTACATCTCGACGCGGTGGTCGTCGTATCAAGGGACAGCGTCTCGGTTACTCTAGATCAGCGAATGATTCCCATCAAGCATCGCCAAGCAGACCAATCAACCGAATGCATTCAGTGCCAGCGCAAGAACCCCGTGAACCAGACCAACATAGTGAATGGTTATCATCAAATCTTGGGTCACCTCTAGACCAGCAGTccgaggatgacgaagagcCTACAGGTGATGCAGTGCGACTCAAGGGTCACTTCACGTCGTCGGATCTTCTGAATCCGTCTGATGCATTGGATTTGCTGGCTCATGTGGCTGATATGGAACCCGAGGGACACGCACAAACACAAGATGCTGAAGGTGACCCTGAAAACTCTACAAGGATGGCAAACACATCCCAGGGTGTTTGCGACTATCCACCTGTTACTTCTGGAGCATTGACACTTTCTGAGGCATCCTTTCTCATCGAACA CTACCGTGACAACTTTCATATCTTCTTCCCTATCGCCTACAGCGCAGTCTTCGACTCCAGCCGTATCCTAGAATTCATCGAGCACGAACCATATCTCATCACAGCCATCCTCACCGTCGCCACAAAAGATGATCCCTCGTGGTCCAGGGCCCATAATGCCTGTGCGAGACATATGGAGACTCAAATCTCCAAGCTGATATACACCGGCTCTACTACCGTCGGTGCAGTCGAAGCGTTATTGATACTCGCCGAGTGGGCACCTCAGCCACTCGAGGAGAACCTCATGATCGGGTGCGGCAAAGAGGACCAGGGATCGTGGATGCTGGTCGGTGTTGCTATTCGTCTTGCATATCTGCAGAACCTCGAGCAAACTGGTCTTGTGCAGAGAGTTGAAGGTGCGCCGGATCACCTTAGTAGAAAGCGAATAGCTTGGGCTG CTTGCTATATGAGCGATCGCCAAGTTTCAATAAGACTCGGAAAAGGATTCTGGTCTCGTGGTCCAGGTCCATCCGTGAACCTTCGAGCGGCTGACTTTCCATATCTCCAAACACAAAAGCTGGGCAACGATAACCTAGCTCTACTATTTCAAGCACATCTTGAAATTACTCAGTTATTCAGTAACGCGCATGATATTCTATACTCGTCAACAAGTCATAGAGAGCAGCTATACATAGGAGGAGAGTACGTGAGATACATT GATGACTTCTCCTCGGTCCTCCGTAAATGGAAACTCTCTTGGGGCGGTCTCAGCTTCATCCCTCGCGTCAAAGCATCTCTTATGTTATCATATGATTTTCTTCGCCTATATATCAACGCATTTGCTTTTCAAGCCAACTTAAATCGCATTGTTCGACGATCAAAGAAAAGACCATCGGGTCCTTTATTCTCGGAACTTGCCGCTGCACCAGATGCACGGTTCATTTACGAGTCTATCGACGCCGCAAATTCTATCTTATGCACGCTCAACAGCTTCATAGACCCCACTGAAGCTTTTAAGTATATGCCACTCAAGTTCTATCTTTATGTCATCTACGCTGCAGTATTTCTCTTCAAG GCCATTTTTGCCGGAGCCATCAAACAGTCCGAAGCACGAGGTGTGCGTCGTGCCATCTACGAGACCATCTCCCGTCTACAAAAAACTTCAAATAACCAACAAGGTCTCGGTCAGCGCTACGCTAGGTCTCTTAGGCTTCTGTGGCTGAAGATGCTCGGAAAGTCAAGATCACGGAACCCCGAAGTTGAAGGACGATCAGACTCTTTGGCCTTGACCAGCCACGGAGCTTTACAGTCACAAGCTGAATCAAGTGAAGGGCATATGAACTCTGATCCGTTTAACAGCTTCTCGTGGAAGGATCTCCATTCTTTGGGGGAGTTTATATCCAATGATGGAACCTCACTTTTCAATGACAATTTCATCATAAGCCCAGAACAGGACTCGGTACAGGGAGCTGAAGGGCCTGAACATTTCAGCGGGAACTTTTATTCGGGCTCGTTGGGAGAGATCGATATAATATTCTAA
- a CDS encoding related to 3-oxoacyl-[acyl-carrier-protein] reductase, translating into MTLRLQAIDNNLKGRLALVTGSSGGIGSAVARAFAAQGCDVGLHYSSSKEKADKLAQELSETYPSQLFVPVHADLSQRESTRALVSSLLSQDFVSSKHKAVSILVANAGLGRRIRDVVEIGEDDWDEMMEVNSRSQFVVTKACLAGMRQQGWGRVILVGSIAARGSGLNGCHYAASKGALTSMGQNLATLLAPEGVTVNIVSPAMIGSTGMIPPPISETWNKGCDLDELKKTDPGLAIAASIPVHRLGSPNEVCEAIIMLARNGYMTGQDILLSGGLK; encoded by the exons ATGACGCTTCGATTGCAGGCGATAGACAACAACCTCAAAGGCCGATTGGCTTTGGTGACGGGTTCAAG TGGCGGAATAGGTTCCGCTGTTGCGAGAGCCTTTGCTGCTCAAGGATGTGATGTTGGTCTGCATTATTCTTCTAGTAAAGAAAAGGCAGACAAGCTTGCACAAGAGTTGAGTGAGACATACCCATCTCAGCTGTTTGTGCCTGTGCATGCAGATCTTTCACAGCGAGAGTCGACAAGAGCTTTGGTTTCAAGCTTATTGAGCCAAGATTTTGTCTCATCTAAGCACAAGGCAGTTTCCATCCTAGTGGCAAATGCCGGCTTGGGAAGACGGATCCGTGATGTTGTGGAGATTGGAGAGGATGActgggatgagatgatggaggtcAACAGCCGAAGTCAGTTTGTCGTTACCAAAGCTTGTCTTGCTGGGATGAGACAGCAAGGCTGGGGGCGAGTTATACTGGTTGGAAGTATTGCTGCTCGTGGAAGCGGGCTGAATGGATGCCATTATGCTGCTTCGAAAGGTGCTTTGAC TTCAATGGGTCAGAATTTGGCCACTTTGTTGGCACCTGAAGGCGTTACAGTCAATATC GTCTCGCCAGCTATGATTGGCTCAACGGGCATGATCCCACCGCCTATCTCAGA AACCTGGAATAAAGGATGTGATTTGGACGAGCTGAAAAAGACTGATCCTGGCCTGGCCATTGCTGCATCTATTCCAGTTCATCGTCTCGGCTCACCCAATGAGGTCTGTGAAGCGATCATTAT GCTGGCAAGAAATGGATACATGACTGGACAGGATATTCTACTTAGTGGTGGTTTGAAATAG